The nucleotide sequence TGCCTTGGCGGTCTCAGGTAGAATTGATTCAAATCTTGCCTCGGGGGGCTTGCTCAAATAACAATCATCACCGTCTTTTTCCTTAGCCGCTCAAACCCAGTATTTATCGGAGAAAATCACATCTAAAAAGTGAATCGTCTCTGACTCAATTATTGGCGCAGATAGTGGAGCTGCAAGTATTCCTGGAACAACAGGAGGAGCGTTCCCCGATTCCATTGCGGGCCCCTATGCGCCACCAATAGATCGGCCTTTGATCGGACAAGCCCTAGATTTTTCATGCGTAGCTGCGTCTTGCAGAATGATCCTCGCAGATCAAGGTGTGAATATCCCAGAAGCTTTTATTAGGGAAGCAGCTGGCGTAGACGCTGACGGTGCATTCCTGAGCGATCTCCCGCAAGCAATTACTAATTTAAGCAATATGGTTGAGGCTCCGAATTTAGCAAGTTTTGAATTTAACAATCAACAAACAATAGATCAACTCCAAGCAGCACT is from Synechococcus sp. PCC 7336 and encodes:
- a CDS encoding cysteine peptidase family C39 domain-containing protein: MIGQALDFSCVAASCRMILADQGVNIPEAFIREAAGVDADGAFLSDLPQAITNLSNMVEAPNLASFEFNNQQTIDQLQAALSNGSAIVSVSTDLTGGSHAVVVDRIEGGSVFVRDPLPVGIGTSQSIPIADFATFFTGNVVSRL